A region of the Equus quagga isolate Etosha38 chromosome 11, UCLA_HA_Equagga_1.0, whole genome shotgun sequence genome:
AAAATGAACACACCCATGCAGCTGGCACCCAGATCTAGAAATAGAAGATTGCCAGAACCCCAGGGGGCTTCGAGCATCCTCTTCCAGTTACtacccaccccctcctcccacctccaccctcccccccaacacccacctccacccccagcatttaaaaaaatctttgcagaGGCTTCCATAGTCAATGTTGGGAATCACTGCTTTTATATCAAACTaggctgcatgttagaatcaagTGGGGGAACATCTGCctttgagaagaagaaggaatggaGATAGCGAAGAAGGCAGTGGGGTACAGGAGAGAAAGCTGGGGGCCAGACGGGCCTGCCACCTaccagctgcgtgaccttggcTGAGTTCCTTCGCCTCTCCAAGGCTCATCTGTGACCTGGGAACACCATCACATACCCTGCAGAGTTGAGGCTGAGAGATAGAGGGTGTGAGCCCAGGCACACAGGGTTGATATATGGCAACTACTATTGTCCTTTTTATTAAAAGCGAGACTAGCCCCAGGAAGACTGAAAGCCTCCTTTATGCAGATGAGACCCAATCTGGGCACAGGGGATCCCAGCCGGCTGTATTGATAAGAGGGTCAACAGGTTGTGTTGATGAGAAGCCAGGGTCTTTCTAGGGAGCACGGGAAAATTCTAAGGGCAGCAGAGATTCGAAGCCAAAGCCGATGAGCGGTGGCTGCCAGCCAGCACAGCTGCAATAGCAGCCGGGACGGCAGCTGTGGGCGAACTTGGGCAGGCCCAGCCTTGGCAAAGCCAATCCTTCTCCTTGGGCAAGAACAGCAGGAAGCCAACCGGGTGCGGGTTCTGACTCTGAGAGCTGCTTAAGGAGAAAGAAGCAACTTCCACTGAGCACCCACTTTACGCCAGACACTCGATCCTGCGAGGGGGGCATACCCACCCACTTAACAAGGGAGGAACCTGCGGCTGGACTCACAGAGCCCTGCTGTCTCCCTGAGGCTGGGGCCTGCCTCGCTGCTGGGCTGCAGCGCCAGTACCCCCACGGGTGTGCTGTGTACACGAATGACCTGGGGACACCTTGTTTGATTAGATgcccatttctgtatttttccccaaatgaaaaGTGTATGACTTTTTAAGCTGACTACTTATTATAAGATATAATGTTCATTGTagaacatataaaaaatacagataatcaaaaagaaaaaagaccaaaatctCTCCTAGCCCCATCCTACAGAGATAACCACCGGCAGCATCTATTGTTCATACAGGTGAGTCTatgtgcatgcctgtgtgcatGTAGAAATTCACCAAAAGAGTCATATACACTCTGTTAAATAATCTGCTTTTCTTAATAATATATAGTGGCCATATTTCTATGTCATTGAATAGTCTTCAACAACAGCGCCACTGCATTAGAATCCCCTGGgaaagcttaataaatattgatgtCTGGGTTCCACCCTGAGTCAAATTTAATTGGTCCAGGATGGAGTTGGGCTATGGGATTTTTAAAGACTCCCCAGGTGGTTCCAACATGCAGCCAAGCTGGAGAGGCGTGGTGCTACGGCATCATTTTTCAGTAGTGATCTTCCAGTCTGTTTGCTGAAGGGATGCTCTATAATTTGATCAATCCCCTTTTCTTGgacatttaggttggttccaatttttcatcattaaaaaccaggagttagcaaactttttctgtaaagggccccGTAATAGATGTTTTAGCCTTTGTGGGCCATCAGGTCTCTGTTGCAAATATTTAACTCTGCcgttgtagtgcaaaagcagccacagacaaggCATAAATGAATGAGCGTGGCTGTGCTCCAATGAAACtattacaaaaacaggcagtggccAAATTTAACCTGTGCGCCATAGTTGGCTGACCCCAGATAGAAACAGTGCTGTAGTGAGTATCCTTGAAGCTGAACCTTCTAGTatgaaatgatcattttcttGAGACAATGATtttatactgtttatttttaGAAGTAAGACCCTTTTTCAAATGAAACTTGGACTGGAGCTCATATAAACAAACAGGTTCTGGGCATTTTGTTAgccaaatgtattttaaaaattcagatgtacatttcatttttagaaagtcAATTAGGTGTTGTAGATGATGGTTGcagtattttgggttttttaaaaaatcaacctcAGCACCTCTGTCATTCAAATCAAAGTTTAGCAGAACCAACAAAACATATCTTTGGAATCCTAGTGTTCCATAAGGAACACAGATTGAAAACCATTGCAATAAGATAAACTCCCGGAAATGTAATTGCTGGAGGAAAGGCACCTGAACTTTTAAAAGCAGCTTCTGTATGCTGTCAAATGGCCCtgcagaaaaggagagagaaaaagacacatttcTAACATTCAAACGAGTGTGAACATCTTCCCGTCGTCCACCTGGCCTTGAGGGGCGGCTGTTTTGGATGCTGGTTCCTGGTGTGGTGTGAACcacttccttccccatctcctcccccacAACGGCTGGTGGAAGTTTCTCCGAGATTCTCACATCGCACATGTTCAGTATAGCTTTTGGCAACATCAATAGCATGAtcattttattcttgattcaAGAACTTTGGCAAAGAGACTCATGGGGTGATATCAGGTGAATTAGACAGGACTCTCTTGTGTAAGAGGCAGCTGAAGCCATAAAGAGGGATTCAATGGCCTATGTCACCAGGCTATGAGGGAGTTCAGAGTTCTCACCACTGGGACTTTTCTCTCGTACCCATTAAGAGGTTGCCCACATCCCCCTCTCcccgcagcccctggcaaccactagctgccctctctgtggatttacctcTTCTGGGTCTGCCAGATAAACGGAATCCCACAACACAGGACCTTCTGTACCTGGCTTCTCGCACTTTGCATCACGTTTTGAGGCTCGTCCATGCTGTAGCGTCtcagtgcttccttcctttttgtgaaTAATATCCTATTGTACGGCTGCACcgcattttgtttgttcattcatctgttgatggacatttgggatgtttccaccttttggctattgtgaaccgTGCTATGAACACGCGTGCATACCTATCTGTCCTAGTTTTTGATTCTTTTAGGTGTAATCCTGTGAGTGGAACTGCTCATCATTACCTTTTGCCTGGCCAATTGCAGTAGCCTCCAAACTGGCCTCCACATGGTTGCAAGGGTGATCATTTCTCAaaagtgttatttttcttcttacaaaAGCTATATGTCGTCATtgtcaaatttttgaaaaatactgaaaagaaggtttttttaaaaaaaatccaggggAATGTAAATGCCTCCCCACTGACTTGGATAAAGACCCCAGTGTCCCGGTGCCCACCCACTCTTGAGCTTTCTCTTCTGATGCTCCTCCTCACTGCCTGCCCACCCCTGGATCCCTGCGACTACAGCCATGGGCTCCTCCAGGCCTCTGAGCCATAGcagatgctgttccctctgcgACTGCCCTTCCTGCCCTTCTCGCCTGCATCCCCCTACTTACCTTTTCCGATTCAGCTCTCTCTGTCACTGTCCCCCCAGGTTGTCAGACATACCTGCAAGTGGCAGGGATCACTGTGCCCAGGACAGTGGGAAAGGGAAACTGATCCATGCAGGATGCTGTTGGTTCTTCCGCTTGACCCTAAAACAGCACTGATCCAACCTCTCACCTCTCCGCCTCTCAAATACGCCCACAGCATCCAAGCTAAACGGAACCATGGCTCCCCCGAGCCCTGTCATTAGGGGTTGGCAGCTTGCTACATCCCCCTGTTGTGACAACTGGCAGCCAGGCTGGTGCCACATGGGCAACCCAGAAggatctttctcttccttcttccttcctccaggctTGTTCTTTCAACTCGGGAAGCCAGATGCTTTGGAGTTTAATTACATGCTGCAGTTGGAAGCACAGAATGTCAGAGCTGAAAAGGAAGAACTTATTATAAATAATCGCTCCTAGTGTTTCGTGAACACTTACTCTGTGCCGGAAATTGTGCCAGGCTTGTTTCCAggcatgacctcatttaaccttcccGACAGTTCCAGGAGGAAGGTACCATCATCACCCCTGTTCTGCAGGGAAAGAGACCGAGTCTTTGGGGAGATTACAGGGCGTTTCCCAAACTGTGCTGAGCGGTATATAGCGGCAAAAGATATTAGCTGGGGTGGGTTAAGCGCAGCAGCCTGCATCCGCCCTGGGAAATTCACAGCGCACAGCCCTGAGAAGTCCTGTAGTAGAGAAACCTTTGAGGTCTTTGTCACTTCTGTTGAGCACAGTTTGGGGAAGGCAGATGTTAGAGCTGCCCCTCACTTTATAGATGGGGTAACGGAGGCCTAGCCAGTGCTTTAGGTATAAACACATGGATCTCGGGTTCCATGCTCTCTGCAACCCACAGGAAACACAGAGCAGAGAAATGCAGACTATGGCTTGTCTGGCCCACCACCtgcttttctaaataaaattctgttgaaGATTATCTGATTCGGCTCCCTTGATTTACAGACAAGCCacctgaggtccagagaggatGGCTGACTTGTTCACGGTCACACAATCAATTAGGGGCAGAGGCAAAAGTAGATCCCAGTTCTCCAAAATCCAGGGTTTCTCCCAAACACACATCAGACAGGTGGCGGGAGGCGGGGTGTGAAGCTCCAGGTCCCATTCTGCACTGCGTGGTACTTACACAGGCACTGTCCCGTCTCCTGCTACCAGGCAGCTCCAAGGCACTTCTCCTGATGCTTTGGGGAAAGACATTTTGGCCTGAACTGCCTGGGGGccacctctgccctccacctCGATGGGGGAACAGAGCAGGGGCAAACCCTAAGGCCCTTTAGGGGGCAAAGGCTGACCAGGGCAACGCatgtttatttaaattctgtACCAGATGCAGTGAAACGTTATTAGCTTCCCCTCTGTCAATGTGCAACGCGGGACCATGTGAACAGGAACCGGCAGAAGGCAACCTTTGCCCGCTCCAGGCAGAGTTTGCCAAACAAACGAACAGCGTAAACAGGATCCTCGGCGAGTTGTCACAGAccacttcagaaaataaattgtgTTCAAGGGCCCTTGGGCCTCCTTGAAGTATGTTGTCATGCAATGCTCATCTATTTAcatttttcgtgtgtgtgtgtgtttacagcagaataggaaaataaaatcattcctATCTTGTCACTAAAATGGCTCATGCACAGAGCACTTTTAATCTTGTTTGAAATGTGAATGATTTAAAATATCTGcagattttaacattttagttCAGATAGGTCCATCCAGCAAGTGGTGCTAATTAGAGAGGTTTTATTAATCTCTGGATCTACCGACCCCAGATGGCCACGGCTTGCCAGAGAGCTAAACATTCATCCAGAAACAGCCACAGGGACAGCAAGGCACAAATGGTGGCCCCTGGTGGAGGCTCTTCCTGGGGCAGCAGACTGCCCAGATGGCCTTTGCAGAGCTGGGAGACACAGCCTTGTCCCCGAGGTGGTGGGTAAAAATAGCCCTGTGTGGGTGCAGCTAGGCCCAGAGGCCACAGCTTCCTTGTCTCCAGATCCGGACGCAGCCCAGCTGACAGGCACCTTCTTGGGCTCCTGAGACCCATCCCGAGCCCTGGGGTCTGGAGGGTCCTGCCCTCGCAAGGAAGCCCCGCTCCCGCCCCACACACAAACTGCTGGAAAGAACTCAGGCTATGTTACAAGGTAGCAAAGGGCTTGAGTCCTGGCTGTGCCGGTTacctgctctgtgacctcaggcaagatttttctcctttctgagcctccatttgcTCGTCTGTCAAATGGGGCTCCTGATTTCTCTAAGGTTTGCAGTGAAGATTAAATAGTGAGATAGCTGACAGGTTTTACTCAGCAACTCACTCTCCTAGCCCTCTCCCTTCTACCAGTGGCTCACTTTCCAGCACATTCTTCAAGAGGGGCTCTGAGGCAAGCCAGCTGCATGTCACGCGGACACTCAGGCAGCCCTATGAGAAGGTCTATGTGGCCAGGAACCGAGGCCTTGAGACAACAGCCGTGCCGGGGGTATCGTGGAAGCAAGTCCTCTCCCCCCGTGGAGGCTTCAGAGGACCGTGGCCAAGGTGTGGCCACAGCTCGACTTTATAAGCCCGTGTGAATTTCCCATCGCGGATGCAGGATGCAGTGTTTAACCACGGAACTCTTCagcaaatttagcaaatatttattatctcacactgTTTCTGAGGGCCAGGAATCTAGAAGTAGCTTAGCTGGGCGCACCAATAAGTAACAAATACACTTACTTTTCAGGGTTATTATAAGAATTAAGGCTCATCGAACAGCAACCAGACTTACTGGGAACAGTGGCTctagaaaaggcagaaaggagcagcagaaggagggagCACTGGAGAGGGAGCATCTGGTTGGGTCCAGGCCAGGCAGGCCCCCCACTCCTGAACTCTGGGGAGGGGTGGAATATACAAACAGACAGTGGCTAGACCATATGCAAAAACAGAATTCTGACCCACACCTGCAGCAACAGCCCAGGAAACCAAACCACAACCCCTGTAGCAGTCAGCCCCAAACGGCCCAGACTTGAtcaataactgacagcttccccagttttgtttccttttccaacataggatgaaaggaagaaagtcaaatatgcTTCCCTAACGGATTACATAGGATGCCCCGCTTCTAGTTAGCCCACCTCCGGCTTCCCCCTGCCGTCAGGGCACACTAGAAGCCTTCCCTTTTTCCCACTGTAAAGCTTTTCCacttctctgcctgcctttgacTCCCTGCCAAACTCACGTGATGGCAGCCGGCTCCTTTGCTGTAGCAGGCTCTGAATAAATAGTGAttgttctcatttgggtggtctttgtttatttccacaagTCTAAGTtcttgctctccctccctgctcGCACGTCATAGACAGCATCTTCCTCTCCCCCCAGGTAGCCAGAGAAACCAGATCAGGGATGACGGAAGGGGGAGGGACAGAAATCATCAAGAGCGTAGCTTTGGAACAGGACAGATCTGggctcaaattctggctctgatacttaactagctgtgtggtcttgagtAAGGCAATTAACCATTCTGAGCTTCTGCTTCCTCACGTCCAGGGGACAATCCAGTGAAACCCCAGGGCTGGGGCGAGAATTCGGTGAGGTAAGATATTTAATGCACTgagcatatagtaggtgcttaatgaagGAAAAGCCAACCATCGGTCTCCCCACAGCCTCTTGCTGGCGTAGGCAGGCCGCTGTACCACATCCTCCTGTGCAGCAGACAGTCTGACCCCGCTTGGATGGAGTCAAGGGCATTCGCTCCACGTCCAGGGTATATCAAAGGTCAGGGATTGGTCTCAGGAGAAGGGTGGGCAAAGGACATATACGAGCATTCCTCTAAAGAAATCCAGCTGGTCAAAAGCAGAGGACGAGATGTGGGGCTGGATCGTGTTGTCTCCTCATTCTGTCCCGGCTCTGAGGGAGGTCAGGGCAGGGAGACAGACTCCTGCCCAGAGAACTCTGGGTGCCCTTGTGCCAGGCTGCTTTCCCAGGAACGAGGAGGGGAGCCAGGTCTCTTCCCAATctctcctgtgtgtctgtgtgtatttatgtgtgtgggtcagtttcttcatctttaagatGAGAAATTCAATAGCTTCTCAagacgcgcacacacacatgaatTAGTGTTCTGCTCATGGTGAGGGAGTGGCTTCGAGATGCTGGTGTGCTGGGGGCATCCTGACCCCCTCACTGCAATTTGCCAAGCCCTTTCcttccacttttctctctctccaccaccacTGGCACGGGAATCCAAGCCTCCAGTCAGAGTCTTTTGCCTGGACTGTTGCAAAGACTTCTaaatgctttccttccttcctcatgaCAATCAAAGAATACGAATTAACACAAGGTTGAGAAACCATCCACCCCCATCCCATACACAcaggcaaagattttaaaaataaagtcaataatcAGGATTGAAGGCAATGCTCCCCTTCCCCACAGGGCAGGAGTATAAACTGGTATGCTTCTGGAGAGCAATTTGGTAGGatgtaattttctgattctgcagGTCCATCTTTCAAAATATAATCTAAGTAAAAAATTACTGTTTCTGTACAAAGACTTTGTTACAAGGCTCTTTATGGTAATACTGTTtctgatgcaaaaaaaaaaaaaaagaaagaaacaactcaaatatccaaaAATAGTGACCTTggttaaacaaattgtagtaGCCTATACCTTGAAACACCATTCCTTCGCTAAAATGATGTTGcagatcagtagttctcaaagtgtggtcctggaaGAGCAGCATGAGCATACCCTAGGAATATGTTAGAAACACACATTCtggggccccacccagacctattGATTCAGAAAccctgggctgggcccaggaATCTGGGTCTCAAGTCCTCCAGGCAATTCAAAACCACCGTTGGTGAATATTTACCACTAGGAGAAGCTACACGGTTAAATTTCGAAGGGTTACAGAACATGTACAAAACTATGTATGAAcagtacattcttttttttgaggaagattagccctgagctaacatctgccaccaatcctcctctttttgctgaggaagactggccctgagctaacacctgtgcccatcttcctctattttatatgtgggacgcctgcctcagcatggcttgatgagcgctgcgtatgtccacacccgggatccgaactggccaagcccggggccgccaaagcggagcgcgcgaacttaactgctgcgccactgggttggACCCCAGAGCGTCCCTATTTTGAGTAAATGCGTATAAAGATAGACACACAGAAAGGCCGGGAAGACTTCGTATCCAGGTGGCAATATCGGCACTTTCTGGGTGATAGGATTATGAGGATttagattttttcattttgctaatcCATACTTTCTAACTAGTTTACAATAACGTGTTTTTgtaaaaaggaatggagaaaaaacgccagtaatatttttaaattaaaagaaaaatccaagggggggggggggggggggacgcaGGCAGAGAGCACTCCTCACCCCGACAGCCTTcagtggggggggggcggggagctgGGAGGACCCGGGAGGCGCGGGGCGGCGGATCCGGCCCCAGGGCCACGGCCAgcggagaggggagagaggggaaggaaggcagcGCCGGGGGTCACAGCTGCTCCCCTGATGTCTCGGAAGGCTTGCCAGGATTTAAATAAAGAGCGGAGAAGAGATTGAGAGCAGACTTCAGGAAGAATCTAGCTGCTAAGAGCACCAAATCCCAGAATGGGAGCCTTGGGGAGATTTTCCAGCCCGGAACAGTCCGCAGCTGCCCCGAGGGGGTCGAGCTTCGCCGGCGGGGAGGGCGATGCCGCCCGGATCTCCCGACCCTTTCCGGCCTTGGGACTCCCACGAGCTGCGCTCCGGGCAGGATTCCCGCTCTCGGGAGACGGGGTGGGGCCTGGCGCGGGGGAagaggcggggagggggcggggccgttGCTAGGGGAGCGGCCGCGGCGCCGGCGAGGAGCGCAGCCCGAGACCACGCCGCGCGCTCGGCTCTCCGGCTCCAGCTCGCGCGCAGCCTGTTGCTCGCTCCTCCGGGCCGCCGCTTCCCGCCCGGTGCCCAGGGGCAGGCGGCCCGAGGGGTGCCAGCGCGCGGGCGGACCCccgccttcctcctctcctgcgCACACGTAGACCCGAGCGCCTCCCAGAGCGCGGGAGCCGGCGAGCCTCCCCGTGCGCCCCTGACCGCGCGCCGAGACCCCCGGCCCCGAGCGGCGATGAACGCGACCTTCCTGAACCACAGCGGCCTGgaggcggcgggcggcggcggcggggccgcCCTGGGGAACCGCAGCCACGGGCTGGGCACGTGGCTGGGCTGCTGCCCCGGGGGCGCGCCGCTGACCGCCAGCGACGGGGTCCCGGTGGGGCTGTCGCCTGACGAGCGCAGCTTGTGGGTGTCGCGCGTGGCGCAGATCGCTGTGCTTTGCGTGTTGTCGCTCACCGTGGTCTTCGGCGTTTTCTTCCTGGGCTGCAACCTGCTCATCAAGTCGGAGAGCATGATCAACTTTCTGATGCAGGAGCGCCGGCCCTCCAAGGACGTGGGCGCCGCCATCCTGGGGCTGTACTGAGAGCACCTCGGCCCGCCCTCGCCAGCGGGCTGGAAGGAGACGGAGAAGGGAGACCGGgaccctcttccccctccccggGCTCTGCCGCCTCCTCCCGCCAGGCAGCGCAAGGGGCAGCGACGTGCGTCGGGGCGCCCGGCCGGGACACTGCGGGACTCAGGCGGCGGCGCGGGAAGGGACTTCCACACTCGGTTCGCTCCTGTGTGCGCTTCAGCGTTGAGGGGTGGGAGCGTAGAAGAGGGAGTTCTTAACCGTTTTTCAAAAAGGAAGTTCCAGGCAGAGTGGAGAGGCTGTGGGATGCAACTTGGGGCTGAGGTCACTTGCGTGGGAGTTTGGTGTGTAAGTAGGTGGGGGGCAAGTTATTGAGGAATCCGAGTCTCTGAGCTTGTTGGCCTGATTTTCAGTTGAAAAGAAATCTTGTAATAAAACCAAAAGCCGTCGGGCTTCTGGCGGCTTCCCACCCGCACCACtgcgggggtgtgtgtgtgtgtgttgggatgCGCGCTGGCGGGGGCGAGCGGGCGGTGTGTACTCTAGCGGCAAGCACTTGAAGCCGGTCACCAGACGCCTATCTGCAGGACTGGGGAGTCCTGGGCTGGTCGGTGGCTCCTGACGCCCCACTCCGAGGCCGAGGCCGAGGCCGCAGcctgggagggaaaaaggaaccaTTTTCTACGCGGACAGCCACGGTTCTGCAGGGCGCCCGGACAGCTGGTGAGCTTAATTAAATCATTGGGAAATTTGAATCCACTTCGtgagatgaaaaaaaatcaatgacttgAGTCCCAAAGggagaaaacagcaaaattaaaacatcaggacagtgaacaaataaaatttaattgggGGGGACTAGATCTAGTTAAAAATTTAGTTATAGGGCCAAAATCTGCGTCTAAGGGCTTGTTTGGAACCCTCCCCCACCTTGTAGAGAGTAAGCGAGTAGATTCTGGAGACACCCCTAGCAGCATCCCAGAGAGGGGGGATGTCAGCTTGGGAGAGGGCTTTGTGGGGTGAAGGACCCAGGATGTCTAATTTGGAGAAAATGGCTTCCAAATGCAGCTGTGTTCAGGGAATTTGGAAGCTCGATTATG
Encoded here:
- the RPRML gene encoding reprimo-like protein, yielding MNATFLNHSGLEAAGGGGGAALGNRSHGLGTWLGCCPGGAPLTASDGVPVGLSPDERSLWVSRVAQIAVLCVLSLTVVFGVFFLGCNLLIKSESMINFLMQERRPSKDVGAAILGLY